The sequence below is a genomic window from Paramisgurnus dabryanus chromosome 4, PD_genome_1.1, whole genome shotgun sequence.
GTTGGGCTCTTCACTCTTGcgttttaatgtttagttttctCTGGCTGTTGTAACAGTGTCTTAAAATGCATCGGTTATTGCAAAGAAAATTAGGATCTTAGGGGATCAGTTGATTTAATCTGTAAACTTAAAAATAGTGTTTTGTGTTAATGATGTGTAAATGTTGTGTGAAAGTATAGTGAGATTGAAGCAGTTTTATGGCTGTAATATTCTTATGAATGATCAAATTCAGTGTATGAAACTCAACAATGATGACAATCAACAGAAgtaagcttcatgctgcaatgcatgctggatATCAACATACTACCACACTCATCCATGACTCCCAGCAGTGTTGAAGTTTGTATCATTAGTGATGATGTCATTTATCATGTCACAAAAGGATTAACACCAAAAGCAGCATAATGTCATTCCAACTTAACACCCATTAACGTTGAAAAATTGCCTTCTTCATCAGTGCACGTGTTCTTAAATAAGCAAACACACGCACTGAAAAAGAATAAACTAGGCAAATGTCATGAGCCAAGAGCCCaaataaagcaaacactgatcaccaaaatggtggtttgttgaaatttctatttttcaacattaatggagggtgcaattgtgatattgattcaatgcaaTGACAGTGTACTGTCCTCTGCAGCCGTGCAATTcattgtatttaaaaataaaaataaatccaaTTCAGTGCACGTACGGTAGCCTTAAACAATTATTTTACCCATAATCTTGCAGCCCTACCATAAGGTGTTTTAATATTATTAGAGTAAACTTctgaaagggaacaaatgtgtttgtgttttccctGTATTTTTTTGATGTTGAAAAAAtcttgagatttttttaaagtttgaaaactctttatatacaatatacAATATTTATCTAGTATACAGGGGAAACAGATGGAAAAATACAAATCCCTATCTTCATTTTTTAGTACTTAGATCATGTATATTGCCAAATAATGTAAGGTAGGCCTACCTTGTGTcaaaaaagaacaaatataTAACTTTCaacattttgttttacttgagATAGTCATATGAAACTTACTTTTTTCCAATAAACTGATAAGCTTTGCATCAAATAGAATTTTGATACTTTTGCAATAGACAACTCCTTGTTACATCTATGACAATTTGTAGATCCTTTTCCTTTTAGAGTTCGTATGAAGTCGCgttcaagtttatttttaaatctagACAAATGGCAACCACACTCAAATATAGACAAGTGTGATACAAAACTCGTGTTCACAGGTCGAGGGATttgaaaagaagaaaaaaagcTGTGCGTCCTGCGTTTTCCATACGTCTTAGATGTTAATAGACCCTAATGCAAGAATTCTTCCAGTAAGTGGTTGGGACTCAGGACACAATCAACTTGAGAATAACATTTTCAAGTGGGGCTGGATAAGTACTGGCAGCCTAAggacagcaaccttcaaccCGGTGGCATGACAACACCGCCCCTTCTTGGCAAAAAAACAGACCAGCCCATCGGGAATTCTCCTGGTCTTTCCTATGGCCAATCCAGGCCTGCATTGGCTGTTAACAAACGACAACACTAAACCACATGAAACCCTAATGTGATTGACCTCTAAAGCACTCCGGGTATGACTTTCACAGATTGAAACGCTATGATGATTTCAGAGTAAATTGTTCTCAGTATGGGCTTTACTCTGATGGGCTTTTAAGTGACATGCCTGAGTAAACgtcttctcacactgagagcatttgtaaggtctttcccctgtatgagttctctggtgcTTTGCTAAACTGTAATGTCGActgaaactcttcccacaaacactacagtgataaggtttttctccagtgtgaattctctgatGAACCCTGAAACGAGATAGATCAGTGAAGCTTTTTCCACATTGAGaacagacgtaaggtttctctccagtgtgaattctctcatgGACCTTCAGGATGTCGGATCGAGTAAACAtcttctcacactgagagcatttgtaaggtttttcacctgtatgaattctctggtGCTTTACTAAAGTGCTGCGACaattaaaactcttcccacaaacattacagtgatgaggtttctctccagtgtgaactctcttaTGACCATCAAGAGAGTGTTTGCTGCTTAAATATTTGCCACATTCACTGCAGTAGAAAGACTGTTCATTATTGTGTGTCCTCATGtgaagtttcttctcttgtaaggtagtaaagctgatctcagatctggtGCAGGTAAAGAGTTTCGGTTCGGTGTGTTTTCTCTCTAAATGTCTCTGTGAGCTCAATGTCTCTACACCggtgatgcaggaaagagtCGAGGACGTTATTTCTCCATCCAAACATAATTCACTCTTCACTTCTGAAAGTAAAACAATAGTATTTAATAACTTTCAGGTCTTTTTCTATATTCACACAGAACCACTAAACAGTTGTCAGTCCTGTTATAGCTTCATGTGACAGCTGAAACAAATATATGTGAGGGGGGCTGggactttaaaatgaaaaaatctaATGCTAGTAATGATGTTTTATCTCCATTATACCCCCATGTTATTAATGCTCCGAAAAGTTTaatcatgaataataataacttataATTCATCAAACTGAAATTGACTCACAAGAATTAAACATATCAACATTTACTTATATTacaaaataaagagaaaacataCCTGAGGgaataaaatcatcatcatcagggTGATCTTCCTCTTCTACAGGTTCAGTTTTTACCACCATCTTCAGTTTGGTCggcaggatctgctgctgttctccagcgttccagacagaatccagagactctgtggaggtttgatcagtagattcctcatcctgtaagccctgattactgtcacacactgtagtgtcctgAGAGTCTGTGGGCTTTGACTCAGTATAACAGAGTAAAGTCAGACTGAGCTCAGAGTCCTGTGTGGAAGActcacaacaaacacacacagagtaaGATTAGAAATGATTTGATGTTGTCTGATTCAGGTAAGGGATGTTTAACCTGTACAAACCTCTCTCTTCAGTCCTTCATCTCCTCTTAACCTCAGCTTTgtctccagtaacgccacctctttctttaggtgagagatttctgtgatgaaatcatcaatatccagcatggacagatcagttcctactgatttacagcacatctcatctctcatcatcaacactaaaatacacagagacaagactctgtttacactcaataaaacactcaagagagaaaaacacgcgagctctttctttctttcttaagtGGGTTTATCCGCGTACTAAAGTGCTGCAgagcgcctcctgctgtactggagagagaagACACTCAACAACGTCAGACTCGCACTggtatattataatatatatacatttcaatTATAAAACTTAAATATTAATACTGCATTGCAGCCCTAAATATGggtaataattataaaataaaagtttaaagaaGTTTAAAACTGAACTATAATGAATGACCCTATATAGTCAGCAATGTTATTTTCAGCAGCATTGCTCTAATTCAGCAATGGGTAATAAAACACAGAAATCACTAAGGAAGATGggctataaaaataaacacaaaaaaggaGAAAgcaattcaatttaattttgtttatatagcgcttttccacaattgtttaattgtttcaaagcagctctacattaataaaagcaggaGAAATCACAGTAAAGTGGACAACATAAGAAGCAGAGTATGCTACAGCGGATAAGATTAAACATATTAGTTATGCGTAGTAATAATAACATATCCCTTACGAAAActgaccatggttttgtgtggTAAAACTACACCTTTACCCTCAAAAAACATGGTTGATTTTTGTAAGGGATAGAAGACAGCTGACTCTCTATGGGTTAAATAAAAACTCGTAGGAGAaaattaaaaactattttaataAGAGGAAAAAGTCCCTGTATgtattcccatgctggtttggtgctggatAACagaattaaccatggttttactacagttaaaaccaaaaaaaaacatagttggtgtagtaaaaccatggtttttcTGATAacaatcaatacaccaaaaaaacatggttactacacttttaccacaaaaaggTTAATGTTCGTAAGGGTACCTAGTGGTcacagcaccaaaacacaacatttgcTGGTCATGCTGGTATGAcaagcatgggatgctggtgctggtatgctgaaaaaaatctataaaaaatTCGAACAAAAGGTTTCTCAGCTGTTCTTTGTTGTATAGGCGTCCTTAATAACATACTAAAAGTTTACCCAAGTTTGACCACTAGAAAGTTGTAATTTTCAAGATGGCATCCAAGATTTTTGATATTTGACATTTGATATTGCTTGGCTCATTCAAATGTTGTTGGCAGAACAATGTATTTCATTTTGCTCAGACCAAATACCTTGACTACTTAAACCACATACCCCACACCCAGATTTGGGAAACTGGTTGACAGTCAGTTCCTGAGCAGTATGACGCTTTTCATACCCCACGGGTCAGGTCAGCTCACTTTTCGGGGCTTTTTCACTGGGTACAGTATGTAGTACACAATAcgtttttagtaccacctcggttgagGTTCCAAGCAAGCTGGGCTAATGCTAAAACGTGAcatgaaaacactgtagatcattgattggtctgagagaatcgtcactgcCAGTGTCATTGCTAAATGCAGGTTAGTTTCACCCTTGTGCGTGTGTGGTCTCAGTTGTCATCTGTCCTTTGTTGTAAATTCCCAAACTACCTTTtagcagtaaaaaaaaaacatccacaggatgagaatcaggaacaccacaCCAGTGTTTTCCAGAATTGCACACGCACATCTGCATGTATGCATGGCATTTTTTGCAACTAAAATGATTCTCAGCTTAGTGTATCGACTTCCAGGACAGCTAGAAACCTGGGAGTGATCATTGATGATCAGCATAGTTTCAcagagcatgttgccagcaccgcccACTCATGTAGATTTATCCTCAACaacattaggaaaattagacctttcctatcTGACCATGCTACACAGTCCTAGACCAGACTCTTGTCCTATCCAGACTGAACTACTGCAATGTGCTACTAGCCAGACCCCCAGCCAGCACAACCAAACTCACTCTGAAGTGATACTAAAGGAAacgctaaccaagccaaagtaatGTGAGCTGGAACGACCCGACCTGTGTGGTCTATGCAATGGAAAGACTGCTGCCCATGAAAGCCTCGTGCAGATGATCCACTGAAATTGCACATCTGCCTGCCGAACACAATGGTGCAGTTGGAGGGCATATATTCAATTCACTTTCATATGGATGCCTGCTTGTGGACCATGTCAAGTTGGGAATTGTGAGAATCACTAATCAACCTCTATGGTGTGTGTTGACTAATGTTAATCTAGTGAAGGTCACATTGCAAAAAGTACACAAAATAAACCAGAATAAGAGCAAACAACggaagaaaatagaaaatatatgtataaataaaaaagtattaaaaaagtataaaaaaaaccaaaaggaaaaaacacattagcctatatatattttttaaacacacaacaattgactttttttgtaaattaaagtacaaataaaaaagtacatCTGATACTATTGTAAACCACTGAGAAACCTTGTGTTAGAATTTTTGGGGGGTCAAGTTAAGCCCTATTTGCAGCTGACTATACTGTATATGTCTATGGCTGCCACTTGCATAAGTTGGATAAAGAGATGGAAATTTATGTTTAATGTATGATAAATTCCCTCATAGCTGTGGATACAACTTTTATGACCTGAATGAAAACAATCATGTTTATGCCCTTAAAAGTACGCTTTATTTCAGAGACAAGTGACAAACAGAGCAGTGCTTCATGTGCTGTTTTTGCACATTTAATTTTGAAACCACTAACagataaaaaaaaacgtaaCTTCAACTTCTAATACGTGTGCAAATCTTTATGAGTTTTCAATCttaaaatgcgattaatttCAGAGACAAATGACAAACAGAGCAGCGTcttctctctccagtacagcaggaggcgctgcagctctTTAGTCCGCCGCTAAACCctctaaagaaagaaagaaagaaagagctcgcgtgtgatgtgtttgtgtgtcctcagtgtttttctctcttgagtgttttattgagtgtaaacagagtcttgtctctgtgtattttagtgttaatgatgagagatgagatgtgctgtaaatcagaAACTGATCAGGGCTTACAGGATGAGGAATCTactgatcaaacctccacagagtctctggattttgtctgtaacgctggagaacagcagcagatcctgcagaccaaactcaagatgtgttcagtcaaacCGATGGACAGTGGGAACCAAATGCAGAATATAACAGAAGCCATAGCAGATAAATATGAAGACAAACATAATGATGGTCATGATTTTATTCTCTCAGGTATGTCTCCTCAATTATAGTTGTATTTTTATTCATGTCATTGTTTGATAAAATGGAGTTTAaagtcacaaacaaacaaaaagaagGTCAAAAATCTTAAAGGAGAGATTGACGTCTTTTTGAGGCATGTTGGCTTGTAAaaaagacac
It includes:
- the LOC135752364 gene encoding uncharacterized protein isoform X2; this encodes MMRDEMCCKSVGTDLSMLDIDDFITEISHLKKEVALLETKLRLRGDEGLKRESSTQDSELSLTLLCYTESKPTDSQDTTVCDSNQGLQDEESTDQTSTESLDSVWNAGEQQQILPTKLKMVVKTEPVEEEDHPDDDDFIPSEVKSELCLDGEITSSTLSCITGVETLSSQRHLERKHTEPKLFTCTRSEISFTTLQEKKLHMRTHNNEQSFYCSECGKYLSSKHSLDGHKRVHTGEKPHHCNVCGKSFNCRSTLVKHQRIHTGEKPYKCSQCEKMFTRSDILKVHERIHTGEKPYVCSQCGKSFTDLSRFRVHQRIHTGEKPYHCSVCGKSFSRHYSLAKHQRTHTGERPYKCSQCEKTFNSWSNLVSHQRTHTGERPYKCFKCEKTFARSDVLRTHERIHTGEKPYVCSQCGWRFSDSSHLSIHKRIHTGEKPYHCNVCGKSYNCRSTLVKHKRIHTGEKPYKCSQCEKTFTQAGQLKVHERVHTGEKPFVCSQCGKSFSDPSRFSVHKRVHTGAKLYHCNVCGKSFNHRGTLVTHQRIHTGEKPYKCFQCDKTFARSDGLRTHERVHTGEKTYVCS